The sequence GTGAGACAAATGTGAACATATACAATAAGGCAATTATTTCTATAGCCTATGTTCCAATCATTTAAAAAAGGTTGGGATTACTATTGACAAAAGATACCTTGATTTAAGGGTCGAATAGTAACTAAAACCAAAACTGAGGCTAATTATCGAATTTAGGGTAAGATCGACGCAATTTAGTTATTTGCGTATACACAAGAATAGACAACTACGTACCCTGTGTGACCAGATAATAGTAATTTCCTCTGAAGACACTAGTTCAACATTAgtttgtaaatataaaaatatgtcagacaaaataaataaacatatacaTAAAGAGTATAAATAAAGCAAGAGGGAGTCGACAATGTTGATGATCCGTTTTCGTCGAGACAGAAAATTTGTGGGATCAAAGCTTTCCTGTATGGAAAGGGATTAATCAAACGTATACTCTCTCTCCTTTCTTGTTGTTTGTCATTTACGTATAACTAATTATTAGACTTTAGATAATTACATTTTCATTTGTTGATATAAGTCTGAATTTGggtctttttttcttcttcaaaacAACTTAAATCCTCCTTTTTATTGAAagagatattaatttaacaTCATGTTATGTAACCACTATTATTACAGAATTTCGTGATAAACAAATCTCCAATTGTAAACCATATAACCAACGTACACAACTGAAGTTTACTAATTCCGCAATCGTACGTATGatactatttaaatatatggATATGCGTGTATGAATCATacataaaagaaaaatcaatatataaaaCACTTTATATGTTGGATTCTATAGTGGTATAGTGGTTCAAATCAAAAGTGTTAAGATTTTTAAGGATCCCTACAATTTCAGCAATAATTAACACCAAATGTAATAAGAAACGATCACATGTATGATGTATATAatgaatgaaaaaaaacaaattaagaatGGCGAAAGATTTCACGTTTTAATGGGGGAATAGATAGTGTAAACCTATAGATCTTCCATCTTCGTTTAGACATCTTAACGTTGCATCGTATTTATATATATCGACATAGAACCTCTAGAAATTAGAAACCGCACATACTGCAATAATATAAATCATCAAAACTAATCTCTTATAGAATTCAACTATGGCTTCCTCCTAACTTTCTACAAACTATCGAGTATCCATTTAAAAAACAAAGACTTATGCGTTCTATTATATGATTTTTGAGTAAAACTCGATTAACATTCGCATCTTTATTTTTGCATAGGCACTCggcaaaataaaaattacatcgATTTATGTCAAGTCTTGTACCAATATAAATAGCTCATCTACTCATCATAGCTAGACAGAGGTAGAGCCTAGAGCTAACGAAAATGTTTTTTATtagagcaaattagctcaatacaCTAAAAAGAGTGAGATACCATTGAATTAAGGGAAAATAGTAGTGATGGGGGGAAAAATTGAAGAAAAATAgtgtatggagtgcaaatagaGAGGAAgttgtgtgtagggagtacaaatactCTTTTTATTATTCGTCACgagaaataattataaaatgtgTTAATCAAACCAAACAAAGCCACACATTATATAAAGCCCAAATTAAGACGAGTCTTTAATTTAATCAATAGATTTCTCTCTCACTGAAACATCTCTCtggattttatttataaatacgcTTACGCTTCATCTTCTTTAATCCACAAAACTCTTTATCTCTCACACACATACACACTGTATTCTCTTCCCCTTATTACAGAAAAATGGAACTGTCGACTCAGATAAATGTGTTCGAAGAGCTTCTTGTTCCGACAAAGCAAGAAACCACCGACAACTACAACTACAATACCAGCATCAACAACCTGAGCTTTAATGGCGGATTTGATCATCATCAGTTATTCTCAAATGGATGGAACATTGATTACCTCTGTTTCgacaatgaagaagaagacgaaaatACTCTTCTGTACTCATCTTCTTTCATGGACCTAATCTCTCAACCTCCACCGTTGCTTCTTCACCAAACACCACCTTTACCACCACCCTCATCTTCATCTCCGCCGTTAATCTCCTCCACGGCCTCAACATTCGATGACCCTTTTCTTGAGGCCCTACAAGAGATTATagactcttcttcctcttcaccaCCAGTGATGCTTCCAACTTCCCAAGAAGAGAGCTTCATTAATCACTCGTCGTATCCATCTCCACTGGTGGAGTCTGATCAGAGCAAAAGCTTCAGTGTTGGATACTGTGGAGGAGTAGTAGAGACaacaaacaagaagaagagcaaAAAACTTGAAGGCCAACCTTCAAAGAATCTCATGGCGGAGAGGCGTCGAAGAAAACGGCTTAACGATCGTCTCTCTATGCTCAGATCCATTGTTCCAAATATCAGTAAGGTAAAATAATAATTCTAACGTTTTATGATTTAACCTTTTTGAATAATTATAATCATAATGGTCAAAATCAAGAAAAGATTCTTCccctattttttttaattaatgggagtaatgtatttttttctattattataGGGGCCAATAAACTGATAAAGAGATCAGTCTTTTTAATCATTATGTTCGAACTTAGTTAAATCTCAAAATTTAAACCCTAGCTAACTGTAgtatttgttttatttgaagATTTAACGTTTGGTTCAAAAGATTCGTCCTTtatacatcttatatattaaaacagaagtcacaaccgtgattcatgtgtaatttaaaaaaaaaaaaatttaatggaCATATTCCTAAAAAGtcatattatatttaatctctaattttatcatttaaattttgagtctaccagaaatttttattgggctatcaataattgaatttaaacaatagatccattggatttatagataatataaattaaatagatataatttaatgttgtaatattatatcttcatatattaattatttaaatatttatcgatgttaaattttaaaattatgaagatttttttttaataacaaaaatcatattatctaacaatgattaatctttactaccttaaaccaatgaaaacaaattttaaactatatagtttattttaaaaattaaacaaaaactaaatgtttaattatttactcaaTAATATAAATCTGTCAagtaaagtttaatttttaaaaaactttttaaatttgttaaatgttacaatatttttgaatatgacaataaaataatattttactaatctttatatagttacgattttaataatgaaataataatccaaaaaaatatatatatagaagaaggtAACAATACATGTGAAGGTTTGAAACAatttattcaatgaaaaaaaaaccgtaaatttattatgttttaaaaattgatagacacatatatattataatatataccaactTAGAATTGAAagcaaaatgtttatatacaaataaatgaaaacaaaaacacgtGTGGTTGCgtggatcgagatctagttaatatattaaaagtgTTTTCATGAAAATAGCGTTTTCTATGTTTTCAACATtatatgtttgtttttcttgtttgaACCTTTTTTAAGACTTGTTTAATTATCGTGTTCTTACTTTTATGGGAATCTACAGAACCTGTTGAAAAGTagatatataaatgtttaataatttaaaagtttttaagATAATGATTATTGTTTTCTTCAAAATTAGATGGACAGGACATCGATACTAGGGGATGCCATAGATTACATGAAGGAGCTTTTAGACAAAATCAACAAGTTACAAGACGAGGAACAAGAACTCGTAGTTAGCAACAGTTCACATCATTCTAAGCTCTTCGGTGATATCAAGGATCTTAATACAAACGAACCTCTGGTCAGAAACTCACCAAAGGTATAGCaagaatgaatttttttttcttttcatgtcAGTAATCTTGATTTTTGTAGTTTTACTTGTGAACTGTTACTAGAAATACCCTCGAAGTTTCACAAAATCACCAGTGGATGAAGACTGATTTTGTTAATTTCGTTATGTTTTGGATAGTTTGAAGTGGACCGGAGAGACCAAGATACTCGGGTTGAGATACTTTGCTCACCCAAACCGGGATTGCTTCTATCAACTGTTAATACACTAGAGACTCTAGGCTTGGAGATTGAACAATGTGTTATTAGCTGCTTTAGTGATTTCTCTTTGCATGCTTCTTGTTCCGAGGTAGTAAGAATATATCAAGATAATATATGAATACGATATCCAAATAATATATCTGCAAGGGTAAGATTGATGAgtttgtttgtgttgtgtgTCTGTCTTTATAGGTAGCTCAGCAGAGAGATTTCATCAACTCCGAAGATATTAAGCAAGCATTGTTTAGAAACGCAGGTTATGGAGGAAAATGCTTGTAAGGAGTTATTATGACGAAATTAATGAACCAACATACTATTTATTTAATGCTTTCAAAAAATTAGAAGTTTGGTGTCTATTTCCATTGCGAGCTTGAATTTTCTAGGGGGAAAACATTATGAGTTGTTAAAAGAAGGAAAGAAAAAGATATTTTCTTGGAGATTAGATTTGTAGATGGAGGTTATAATCTTAATTAAAAGTTCAAGATCGAAAAGTGTAATGATGTATCaatgaataaaatattgattaatAAAAGGTAAAAGTTTATACTGAATTCAATAattgaaattagggtttgtaGATGACAGTGCAGATGTCTCCGATCAGAAAGATACGTATAATAAACAGCGTATTAATCACAAAGTTTTAATGGCTAATGATGGGAGTGATTATAATGTTAATCCCTGTGCCGTCAGGCCCACCATCACACGCATTCATCATTACATGGTACTGTATCAGTGTATCAACATTTAATCTTACCGATTTTTCATAATTAGGAAAGAAAAAGTTAATTCACAGAAGCCTAAGGCGTAAGCAAATAAACTGGACAGGCCCATAGTTATAATGCTGTATCATTTGGGCCTTGGAAGGAATAGATATTGTTTTTGACTGTCGAGATCTTGCATGGTTTTTGGAAGTAGAGAATAGTTTCTCTCGATTTATTTAATGAAACAAACGGAAACTATAATAATTGGACTAAGAATCATCGCATATTTGGAATGAAGTTAAACTCCCAAGAAAAGGAAAATACTCACACACAAAACATTAGTTTTTAGTTGAGAAATGACTCCACTTGGGCACTATGAAACAACTTGTCACAATAACGCTCACTACCACAATGAAAAGAAGGCTACCCACAATCCGGAAACAAAAGACCATAAAATATGTTCATCTCGTTTTCTTAGTTAGATAATTATACTTGATCAGGCAATGATTAGAAAACTGAGAAAACACAAATCAAAATCTCCTGTAAAAATACAATAAGACTGGTTTAAAGTAGCAAATATCATCAATGCTATATTAGTAAAGTCTAATTACGAATCTTAGTTATGCAACTTGCACAAGTATAGATATTAAGCGTGAACTGTATAACATTTGTCCACATCCCTGTTTCAACATCATCAACATCTTGGTACTAATGATGAAACTTTTTTGAATTGTGGTTTATCCCCACAAGTTGTGTAGCAGCCCTTTTACAATCATGCTTGACAGATAGTATTACAGAAACAATAAAGTCAAAAGAGAAATAATAGAACATATATGAATTGATGGTTACTTTAGATTTTTAACTATGataaaaatctaataaattAGAAAGCATCATATAATACTTTCAAATTAATTTTGCTTGTAGATAACAATATTGTCGAAAATACAAGAAACTATCAATAACACGTGAATAATCTAATTTAATGATCTTTACATGGAAATGAAAGAATCTGGAGTTGGTTACTTTAGATTTTTAACTATGataaaaatctaataaattAGAAAGCATCATATAATACTTTCAAATTAATTTTGCTTGTAGATAACAATATTGTCGAAAATACAAGAAACTATCAATAACACGTGAATAATCTAATTTATGATGGATAATAACCTCCAAGAGGTTATAGTCCACAAACTACATTAACTGGCATTATTTAACATCTGAATGCTTTATAATTATTTGGCCAATCCCATGTTTCTAAGCAAATTGTGTGTGTAACACCAAAAGAAAACAGGGGTTGGTATTAatccatgtttagttttaagaTCGTATTTAGAGAAAATACacaatctttttgttttatgttcGAAAGTGAAATGAACGATGTATTTAATATCATTGTAGCTTCCTGCTAATATataacaaagagagagaaaaaagagaataagaagaatgaagaaaaatgaaaaaggtgGCGTCAGAAATAAGGGAGCGATAAGAAATGTTTCCCCATGTGATTTGATATTCTTCAATCTCCGGCCCGCGCTTGTCTTGCTTATCATCCGTACGTTTTACATTATACtccgcttttttttttttgaagataattatacTCCGCTTTTCATCCATTTAAATTCATTTTCTTctagtttaatttaaattatttcaaTGACTTAAAAATTTTCATTTGACTATTTATTGTTGAGTTATTTGGAAGGTTTTGTATTTTCGAATAGTGATAACTAATTCTTTTTTcgtgaaaaaatgaaaacgttCATGAAAATGcatgttttcttatttattaatcatattattcaaTATTCTCTGCAATTATAGCtctaaaaacaaataaagaaatGAAATGGCATGATCCCTAGGTTTCAGCGGTGATTGCGGTGCCCTCACATGCTTTCATATGACTACACAGtataataaatttgtttttcatgATAATATAGTATTTTCAACAGGaatatatagaataaaatctactctctcttttttttttacaactcTAGTCAATTAATTATACGAGTTTTCCTCCATCTGTTacacaaacaaaataattcGTAAGGCACGAAATAAAGAAACATCGTTTTAAAAAGGTAGCTTAAATGATCCATATTCCTTTTTCTTAACTAATTGAGcaatattctttttgttttataataggTTTAATTCATAAAACATCACATATAACCATTTGTATAGAATAAAACTTGAGATCAGATATACTGAAACAAGATGCTTTCATGGGATTGTaagcaaaatatttaattttgttttagtttaatttagctaattaattaattttaaatataaatttgaatactCATAAAATAATATGGGATATGAAagtttctttataaaaaaaaatatcttagctgaaaaattctatttactctattcttcaatttttttaatttatttttggtgACTTCATAATCACTTTGATTTCTTAGCGCGTAATGtatataacaaatatttaatacCAAAGCTTTgttaattgatatttataaatttatttgccaaataacaaaaaaaaagattaattttttaataaaagattagagagagataagaaaataaataaaaagagagatgatgtttttggttagatatcgaatttatgttttttttcatgGTTATAAGATGCAAATTCTTTATTAATGGGCTTATTGAATACCAACACAATAAAATACCCGTAAACAACaacaatttacaaaaataaaataaaacggTTGTTGAAGAACCGCGAAGCATAGATAACGTCATCAAAGGAACCAATCCCAGTTTTGTACTTTGCAGTATGACTTACTTGACACAAGCACTGATTACTTTGCATTTTTcgttttttctaaaaatatactatatggAACTCTCCaagcattttttttctttttatcacgATGACTCTCTGCAAGCATTTAATAACTCATTCGAGAGTGAATTTAGTTAGTTCTAACATTTTCTGGTACTATTATTTATGTCGTTTGATGGGTCAGAAATTTGAAACTTGATATGATAAAAAAAGAGCTTTGATTCGAACTTTCGACCTGACCTAATTTATTTAACATTTGGTGTtctcttttttgttgttgtataaTTGATAATTAGTGGACTTGAGCAAAAGGTAAATCTCTATCGATCAGATTCGGAAGTATTTGGGTTAGAATATTAGGATAAACCAATGCATTATAAAACTGATATTCAATTTAAAATGACAAATCAGCAAAGTATAAGaataatatgtatatgtataacAGTGAATTTAGGTCATGAAGTGGATTGTTAAATTGGAGGGGTCAGTGGTGGGGATGTGTTTTGAGCACTTGGTTAAGAAACTTGCTAGTGACGTCAATTTTGGATTCATAACTTTAGTGCCAAATTTATgaagtttttatattttgagtgactcgaactttttttctttctttttttgtgtaaAAGTGACTCGaactttattaaaacaaaatggTTATGACCGAAATAAGGGTCGTAATTAACGGAGAGCTATATTGTTATCTTCGTCCGTCCATACTGTAAATGTAATAATTAATTAGCTCTTATAGAATGTTTACTATGTTCAATGATTAATCATGAGGTTTCTTGTTATGACGCACAAGCTTTGCAATTTAATTGATATGCCTGTTTTCCATTTAAAGTATCAAACGTGGTTACagaaaacacctttttaaaaTTGGACTACTAATAAAGAACGGAAATGTGAATATAAATACAATCTGCGCTATTTCTGGTACAATTCAAACAAATCTCGAGATATCCTAAATTAGTAGTAATCTATAGTATTATTTTGGTAAAAACAACAgtattacaataaaaatataatagtttttttcGGTTAACGTCTATTTCATACAGTAAgtatttgtaattttgtataGCCAAAGGAAATATAATTGAATCAGGACATCGACATCGAAAATATCGTCCGACGAAACGTGCCATGTGTTTTGTTGTTGCATACAGCATTCATAGATAAATAATAGCTCAAATCGATGAATAATATTCaccattaaaaacaaaataaccaTGTAGTTTTACCTCAGTTTTAAGTGTGcgagtttataattttttttaaccaatCAAACAATCATGTTTTAAAAGAATAACATCTAACTACATCATTAGTTGATTAATATAAGTGTCATTCTCTATAAAAATTTCACACAATCAAACCACTTCATAATGTTGCCAACTgaatacataaataataaatcagagaacaaaattaaatttataatagtttcaaaaaaaatttatgatttaCATGTACATCAAAACGAGATATTTCGACATTTTTCCTCCTTTGTGTTATCTTTTAGCTAAATTAAATCTAACAAAGAGGAATGGGAAAACGCGGCGGCTTAACAGGTGGTGAGAACGGTGGACTTTGGACATCAACGGTGAGGTTCTCTGGCCGAGGTGGTGCACACGGACACGGCAATGCTATAAATTTAGGCGTATTATCTCCAGGCATCACCACCGTTATGCTTAGATCCTGGGGTTTCTTCACATCCTGTTCACAATAGTTATTTTTAGTTCATAATCAACTCActagatttatatttatattttattttttactttctaCTTACTaactaaattttcaaaattcaactTCTGGTCCTTAATAAATTACAATTTCATCAAGATAGTAATGTATTCCATATGCTTTCACTTACTTTTcgatttctaaaatatttataagaaaccCTATTTTGTATTTACTCGAAAAAAACgtgaactttttttattaaatttaatagtaACTAAAATCCTTCAAACATACGAGTTTTAAATCCTCGATgagaaatggaaataaaatgTTGTGGCAAATatgttttcccttttttttttgttggtaaaatcgaaatttataataatttcagAAAATGGGAGAGGAGACTATACCGGAAAAAAGGGTCTAGGTTTGAACGGAGAGGACTCTATGTCGGCGGAGGGATGACCAGAGGCATTGGCCAAAGAACGGCGGAGCGAGCGATGTTTGTCCCAATGGTAACAGCAAGAGAATATCCCGGAAAGGCTGAAAATGATTATGAGAAGCAGAGCTGTGCCGAGAGGGAATCCTAGTGACGGCCGAGAAGCGTCCATGTGAGGCGGCGAGGATCCTTGAGTGTTCTCCATCTAAGCTGGCGATATAACCGAAGACTGAGATTGTGAGATGAGTTTGTTCTCTCATGCGTTAGAGAGATaaacagagagaagagagagggaacTTGTGTGAGTTTGGAGAAGACAGGGGACGGGGAAGGAGAGGAGATATTGAGCGcttatttataaaagaaaattttcacttttaatttaatttatcttactactattataaatttatggcctcagtagaaaaaaaaaagcaaaaatgcTGTACAATAAAGTTGTCACTTATCTTTTTccattgaaaattttattccCGTTagctattatattattaaaggatgaatttcttaaaaaaatgcaTAAGGATTTTATATGTTTCTTGACTTTGCTGAaccatttctattttataatttgtgATGTTGCGGTAGATATTATAAATGAACTTATACTGAAAAAATAAGTTTCACTGTCTGAGCTAGAATTATTTTTTAAGTGAAATATCATTATTCTAATATGTTAAGTTAGCAAAAAATTTATTCGTTAGAAATGTTGATAGGCATAATATTTGAGATATttacacaaaacaaaattttggaaGTAAACTTTTGGTatcattattcatgtttactttTCCGATTTataaacaattatttaaataaataattaaaagaatTTCATTTTTCGAGttatacattttttaaatttgaaatttttcatacaaaattatttttattcgaaTTTTCTtaagaaactatttttaaaatttcatttatttattaaaacccTAAACTTCAGCCTCTAAAATCACAGCTCTCAAGTTTAAACAAAAGTCTAGATTATTTAACATTAgagttataaatgtttatttatCTGTTTAAAACTAAAGATAAATGTAGTTAAAGcaaacatgaaaagtgatacTAAGAATATGCTAATTTAAgcaatttctaaatttttaagtataaaaaaacaaaccaacatgagattaataatattataaataatataataagatGAAAGAATTTAGTTAACAATCATTTTTTAACTGgctttctatatttttttgtgtttttatcaATACACCCTTATGTTTTCTTAAAAGGATATAACAACATATATTGTGACCTGAAACAACATATAAGAGTATCTCCaactatttatatatcataAAGTAGATTTATTGAAATATATGATTctataataatttgtttttatttatatgagtAAATGTAGAAAATGTTATTTTAcctctatatataataattgaaatagctttttctttattttctttataaataatgagactctattttaaatatatacatttctATAGATGGATTGAAGAGAATTTACCTAATAatgaaattatgtttttggaTAGTCTTTGAATGTACATGGAAAGAGGAGAGAGGGAGGCTGCCTGTACGGAGAAGACGTGGACTTAAAGCTCCACCATGTTAACGTTTTTTGCCTTTGTTACCTGACCTAATCTTCGTTAATTACCCTAATCATACTATTATCTGCGCTAGCTACTCCTACAAAATATAATAGCTTAAATTTCCGTTGTATCTGTTTTATAAGTAATTATTTACACTTCCAGAAAATTCAATTTCATGTTCTCTTGTGTATGAAACCCACACTGAAAAAATTCTTCACATCTATGCAATGCGCTCTCACGTGTTTTTGCGGTTTAGATACACATCAAGTCGGACTA comes from Brassica rapa cultivar Chiifu-401-42 chromosome A02, CAAS_Brap_v3.01, whole genome shotgun sequence and encodes:
- the LOC103855310 gene encoding uncharacterized protein At5g65660 encodes the protein MENTQGSSPPHMDASRPSLGFPLGTALLLIIIFSLSGIFSCCYHWDKHRSLRRSLANASGHPSADIESSPFKPRPFFPDVKKPQDLSITVVMPGDNTPKFIALPCPCAPPRPENLTVDVQSPPFSPPVKPPRFPIPLC
- the LOC103855309 gene encoding transcription factor bHLH93; translation: MELSTQINVFEELLVPTKQETTDNYNYNTSINNLSFNGGFDHHQLFSNGWNIDYLCFDNEEEDENTLLYSSSFMDLISQPPPLLLHQTPPLPPPSSSSPPLISSTASTFDDPFLEALQEIIDSSSSSPPVMLPTSQEESFINHSSYPSPLVESDQSKSFSVGYCGGVVETTNKKKSKKLEGQPSKNLMAERRRRKRLNDRLSMLRSIVPNISKMDRTSILGDAIDYMKELLDKINKLQDEEQELVVSNSSHHSKLFGDIKDLNTNEPLVRNSPKFEVDRRDQDTRVEILCSPKPGLLLSTVNTLETLGLEIEQCVISCFSDFSLHASCSEVAQQRDFINSEDIKQALFRNAGYGGKCL